A genomic window from Gossypium hirsutum isolate 1008001.06 chromosome D10, Gossypium_hirsutum_v2.1, whole genome shotgun sequence includes:
- the LOC107914455 gene encoding LOW QUALITY PROTEIN: probable polyamine transporter At1g31830 (The sequence of the model RefSeq protein was modified relative to this genomic sequence to represent the inferred CDS: inserted 2 bases in 1 codon): MVEVVSEVSGDPQTSGQPAAGCISPQNQPVSVSQIQTTVDTKHPSSEVDEKLRHTPNTRASSAMGQHDSAEYVTIGEVPTPPADNFKKVSVLPLIFLIFYEVSGGPFGVEDSVQAAGPFLALLGFLVFPFIWSIPEALITAEMGTMFPENGGYVVWVASALGPYWGFQQGWMKWLSGVIDNALYPVLFLDYLKSAIPALGGGXGKIFAVLALTLVLTYRGLTIVGWVAVLLGVFSILPFVVMGFVSIPKLKPSRWLVVNMNHVDWNLYLNTLFWNLNYWDSISTLAGEVENPKKTLPKALFYALILVVIGYFFPLLVGTGALPLDRELWTDGYFSDIAKLLGGVWLRWWIQAAAAMSNMGMFVAEMSSDSFQLLGMAERGMLPEFFSKRSRYGTPLIGILFSASGVLLLSWLSFQEIVAAENFLYCFGMILEFIAFIRLRMKYPAASRPYKIPVGTVGSILMCIPPTILICVVLAISSLKVAVISLVAVVIGLVMQPGLKYVEKRRWLKFSTSANLPTYTTIPH; encoded by the exons ATGGTAGAAGTAGTTAGTGAAGTTTCCGGTGACCCACAAACTTCGGGTCAACCAGCTGCTGGCTGTATAAGTCCACAGAATCAGCCTGTTTCAGTATCACAGATACAGACTACCGTTGATACGAAACATCCGAGTTCCGAGGTGGATGAG AAGTTGAGACACACACCAAACACGAGAGCTTCTTCTGCAATGGGGCAGCATGACAGTGCTGAATATGTTACTATTGGTGAAGTGCCAACTCCCCCGGCAGATAACTTCAAGAAAGTCTCAGTTTTACCACTTATTTTCCTGATCTTCTATGAGGTTTCTGGAGGTCCATTCGGGGTGGAGGACAGTGTCCAAGCTGCTGGACCATTTCTTGCTCTTCTCGGTTTTTTGGTGTTTCCATTCATCTGGAGCATTCCGGAAGCATTAATTACTGCTGAGATGGGCACTATGTTTCCTGAAAATGGTGGTTATGTTGTTTGGGTTGCATCTGCATTAGGTCCCTATTGGGGGTTTCAGCAAGGCTGGATGAAATGGCTGAGTGGGGTCATTGATAATGCTTTATATCCTGTTTTGTTTCTTGACTATTTAAAGTCTGCAATCCCTGCATTAGGAGGTGG TGGCAAGATCTTTGCCGTGCTAGCTTTGACGTTAGTGCTCACATACAGGGGTTTAACAATTGTAGGATGGGTTGCTGTTCTTCTCGGGGTTTTCTCGATCCTTCCTTTTGTGGTCATGGGGTTTGTGTCGATTCCAAAATTAAAGCCTTCAAGATGGCTTGTGGTAAACATGAATCATGTGGATTGGAATTTATATTTGAACACGCTCTTTTGGAATCTAAACTATTGGGATTCTATAAGTACTCTTGCAGGAGAGGTAGAGAACCCAAAGAAAACTCTCCCAAAAGCATTGTTTTACGCTTTGATCTTAGTGGTTATTGGGTATTTCTTTCCGCTTTTAGTTGGCACGGGGGCTCTTCCCCTTGATCGTGAGCTGTGGACTGATGGTTATTTCTCGGATATAGCTAAATTGCTGGGTGGAGTTTGGTTGAGATGGTGGATCCAAGCAGCTGCAGCGATGTCTAATATGGGGATGTTTGTGGCTGAGATGAGTAGCGACTCTTTCCAACTTTTGGGAATGGCTGAGCGTGGGATGCTGCCCGAGTTCTTTAGCAAGAGGTCTCGCTATGGAACTCCTCTAATCGGGATCTTATTTTCGGCTTCAGGCGTTTTATTGTTGTCATGGTTGAGCTTTCAAGAGATTGTAGCTGCAGAGAACTTCTTGTACTGTTTCGGGATGATTTTGGAGTTCATAGCATTCATACGTTTAAGGATGAAATATCCAGCTGCATCACGACCTTACAAAATACCCGTTGGAACAGTTGGGTCGATTCTTATGTGCATTCCTCCAACCATATTGATTTGTGTTGTCTTAGCTATTTCTTCACTCAAAGTTGCAGTGATTAGCCTTGTCGCCGTTGTAATTGGCCTTGTAATGCAGCCTGGTCTCAAGTACGTTGAGAAAAGAAGATGGCTCAAGTTCTCTACTAGCGCAAACCTTCCGACCTACACAACGATTCCTCATTAA